From a region of the Montipora foliosa isolate CH-2021 unplaced genomic scaffold, ASM3666993v2 scaffold_432, whole genome shotgun sequence genome:
- the LOC137988855 gene encoding serine/threonine-protein kinase 17A-like has product MMYRGIEVAAKILKGHANEVDLIREATAMHEIGDHPGVPFLYGICTKDTSLMIIMEYFSQDGKVVTLSDAANTVELSYLLWSRILLKLTEALSFIHTKGFIHNDLKGNNVLLCEKEPIWQPIVIDYGKCVKVSEATVKTGNLEQGPSRKRCSHIAPEVLAGKQPPSHASDMYSLGQIFQRMNAKLHFTVVPQDIVAACCHEDPSKRINDVMLLDKLATIVHAFE; this is encoded by the coding sequence ATGATGTACCGTGGCATTGAAGTGGCAGCCAAAATTCTCAAAGGGCATGCCAATGAAGTAGATTTAATAAGAGAAGCTACTGCAATGCATGAAATTGGAGACCATCCAGGAGTACCCTTTTTGTATGGCATTTGTACCAAGGACACAAGTCTCATGATCATAATGGAGTACTTTTCTCAAGATGGCAAAGTTGTCACTCTTAGTGATGCAGCAAATACTGTAGAGCTATCTTATTTATTGTGGTCACGAATTCTTTTGAAGCTCACTGAGGCCCTGTCCTTCATTCACACTAAGGGGTTTATCCATAATGATCTTAAAGGAAATAATGTGTTGCTGTGTGAAAAAGAACCTATTTGGCAGCCAATAGTCATAGATTATGGCAAATGTGTGAAAGTGAGTGAAGCCACAGTAAAGACAGGAAATCTTGAGCAAGGTCCATCAAGGAAAAGATGTTCTCACATAGCACCCGAAGTTCTCGCTGGGAAGCAACCTCCTTCCCATGCTAGTGATATGTATTCACTTGGCCAAATTTTCCAGAGAATGAATGCAAAGCTTCATTTTACCGTAGTTCCTCAAGATATCGTTGCAGCATGCTGCCATGAGGACCCATCAAAGAGAATTAATGATGTCATGTTGCTTGACAAACTTGCCACCATTGTGCATGCTTTTGAATAA